The genomic stretch ACAATCTGGAATTATATTTATTCTTCTTTACTTATGGTAAATAGATCTCCATTAGGAAGCGGGGCCATTGTAGGTACTAATGTTAAATTAGATAGAAAAAGAGAAGCTGAATTACTAGGATTCGATGACATTATATATAACACAATATCTGCTACTTCATCACGATTAGATCTAATAAATGCAGTATCAAATTTGTCTTTGCTAATGTTATTTTTTAGTAGAATAGCTGAAGATTTGATTCTTCTTTCATCCATGTTTGTTAATATAATAAAATTACCTGACTCTCACGTTAGTACTAGTAGTTTAATGCCACAAAAGAGAAATGCAGTTACATTAGAGGTTCTCAGAAGTAAGGCTGGAGAGTGCTTTGGTGATCTATCCTCTCTTTTTAACATTTATAAAGGTTTACCATCTGGCTATAATTTAGATTTACAAGAAATGAATAAGCATTATTGGGATTGCACTAAAATTGTTATTTCTTCAATAGAAGTAATAAATTCAATATTAGAAGGTATCGAAGTTCTAAGCTTTCAATTAAACGACAAGACTACAGCTACTGATGTTGCTGAAGACTTAGCTATTACTGGAATACCATATAGAAAAGCTTATATGGAGGTAGCAAACAGAATTAGAGCGGGCACTTTTATATCCGAAATTTCTCCAAAAACTTCTATATATAAGAAGGCTGTTATAGGCTCTCCTAATCCTGAGTTAATAAAAGAAGAAATAAAAATTAAGGAAAATAGAATAGCAGAAGAAGAGAATAAATTAAAACAATATGAAGAAAAAATAATCGGAAAAATGAATGAATTAAAGGTGATCGAAGATGACCTTATATTGTAAAAGAGGATATAAAGGGTATTTATATCTAGAAGATGGAACATTAATAGAAGGCTGCGGTTTTGGAGCTAAAGG from Sulfolobus sp. S-194 encodes the following:
- the argH gene encoding argininosuccinate lyase, giving the protein MVLYRRWGSEKDFVSTYTSSIDSDKEIVEEVKIVMKAHVIELYLSGYMTKDTTKRILLAINSFHELKEGYEDIHEALEDHIIKTVGEEGGWVGFGRSRNDHVATALRLKMRKYLIEILYDLISLRKTLIEKSKTSTEILFPTYTHFQPAQPSTLAHYFLYIEDELATIWNYIYSSLLMVNRSPLGSGAIVGTNVKLDRKREAELLGFDDIIYNTISATSSRLDLINAVSNLSLLMLFFSRIAEDLILLSSMFVNIIKLPDSHVSTSSLMPQKRNAVTLEVLRSKAGECFGDLSSLFNIYKGLPSGYNLDLQEMNKHYWDCTKIVISSIEVINSILEGIEVLSFQLNDKTTATDVAEDLAITGIPYRKAYMEVANRIRAGTFISEISPKTSIYKKAVIGSPNPELIKEEIKIKENRIAEEENKLKQYEEKIIGKMNELKVIEDDLIL